A genomic stretch from Aerosakkonema funiforme FACHB-1375 includes:
- a CDS encoding phenylacetate--CoA ligase family protein, with protein sequence MREQQREQAMKAFAEFLTTPMETLLERHANTSAESAALALFRSVANAVPAYRAFLAEHHIDPASVQTYANFQKLPPVTKENYLKLHPLAQLCRNGELESCDTIAVSSGSTGKPTFWPRFFTDELHIATRFEQIFYDSFQADTRRTLAVICFTLGTWVGGIFTMNCCRYLASKGYPITVIAPGNNKEEIFRVVQELGTGFDQVVLLGYPPFIKDVIDSGIARGVEWQKYHIKMVFAGEVFSEEWRSLVGERVGSTNLCYDSSALYGTADAGVLGNETPLSICIRRFLANRPDAAKALFGESRLPTLVQYDPCSRLFEVLDGTLLFSGDNGIPLVRYNILDNGGIISYDEMLKFLGEWGFDPVAELSIVGQASCLPLLDPSQDPNFTQQPLSATKVRGIHKLPFVYVFGRSNFTVSYFGANIYPENVTVGLEQPVIKEWVTGKFVLQVKEDTDKNKFLSVVVELAPGVEGSEEKKEAIASSILSQLRRLNSEFANYVPPEYQMPQVALFPTGDPEYFPIGVKHRYTRK encoded by the coding sequence ATGCGAGAACAACAACGCGAACAAGCTATGAAAGCGTTTGCAGAATTCCTGACAACGCCAATGGAAACGCTACTCGAACGACACGCCAACACTAGCGCCGAGTCTGCTGCTTTGGCATTGTTTCGATCGGTTGCCAACGCAGTTCCCGCCTACCGCGCATTTTTGGCAGAACATCACATCGATCCGGCGTCCGTTCAAACTTACGCAAATTTCCAAAAGTTACCGCCTGTCACCAAAGAAAACTACCTCAAACTTCACCCTTTGGCTCAATTATGTCGCAATGGGGAATTAGAAAGTTGCGATACGATCGCAGTTTCTTCCGGGTCAACAGGAAAACCCACATTTTGGCCGCGTTTCTTCACCGATGAACTGCATATTGCCACTCGTTTTGAGCAAATATTTTACGATAGCTTTCAAGCAGATACTCGCCGCACTTTAGCTGTAATTTGCTTTACCTTGGGAACTTGGGTAGGCGGCATTTTTACAATGAATTGTTGCCGCTATCTCGCCAGCAAAGGTTATCCCATCACCGTTATCGCACCAGGGAATAACAAAGAAGAAATTTTCCGAGTTGTACAGGAACTCGGTACAGGATTCGATCAAGTTGTTTTGTTGGGATATCCGCCATTTATTAAAGATGTGATTGATAGCGGTATCGCCCGTGGGGTGGAGTGGCAAAAATATCATATCAAAATGGTTTTTGCCGGAGAAGTGTTTAGCGAAGAATGGCGCAGTTTAGTTGGGGAAAGAGTCGGTTCGACCAATTTATGTTATGATTCATCTGCACTTTACGGCACTGCGGATGCGGGTGTTTTAGGCAACGAAACGCCGTTGAGTATTTGCATTCGTCGTTTTTTAGCAAATCGTCCAGATGCAGCAAAAGCGCTGTTTGGAGAGTCGCGCCTACCGACTTTAGTGCAGTACGATCCTTGCAGTCGCTTGTTTGAAGTTTTAGATGGAACTTTGTTATTTTCTGGCGATAATGGCATTCCTTTGGTGCGCTACAACATTTTGGATAATGGCGGCATCATTAGTTACGATGAAATGCTGAAGTTTCTCGGAGAATGGGGTTTCGATCCTGTGGCAGAATTATCTATTGTGGGGCAGGCATCTTGCCTGCCATTATTAGATCCCAGTCAAGATCCCAACTTCACACAGCAACCTCTCTCCGCTACAAAGGTAAGAGGTATTCATAAGTTGCCTTTCGTCTATGTGTTCGGACGTTCTAACTTTACCGTTTCTTATTTCGGCGCGAATATCTATCCTGAAAATGTGACAGTCGGGTTAGAACAACCTGTGATTAAAGAGTGGGTGACTGGTAAATTTGTGCTGCAAGTTAAGGAAGATACCGATAAAAATAAGTTTCTTTCTGTCGTTGTGGAATTAGCGCCTGGGGTGGAAGGTAGCGAGGAGAAAAAAGAAGCGATCGCATCTTCTATTCTCTCTCAGTTGCGACGACTCAACAGCGAATTTGCTAACTACGTTCCCCCAGAATATCAAATGCCGCAAGTTGCACTATTCCCAACCGGCGATCCGGAATATTTCCCCATTGGAGTCAAACATCGATACACCAGAAAGTAA
- a CDS encoding helix-turn-helix domain-containing protein — protein MEQTTLPDVLTLEEVSTYLRLPAETVLRQTLQGNIPGRKIEEYWRFLKDAIDDWLRSQSSRTVLLMQASALADDDSLTELRATIYQARERSEVDEESDA, from the coding sequence ATGGAGCAGACAACCTTGCCGGATGTTCTAACTTTAGAAGAAGTTTCAACTTACTTACGGTTACCAGCCGAAACAGTTTTGCGGCAAACTTTGCAGGGAAATATTCCAGGTCGCAAAATAGAAGAGTACTGGAGATTCTTAAAAGACGCTATTGATGATTGGTTGCGTTCTCAAAGTAGCCGAACTGTTTTATTAATGCAGGCAAGTGCTTTAGCAGATGATGATTCCCTGACAGAATTGAGAGCAACAATTTACCAGGCAAGGGAACGATCGGAAGTGGATGAGGAGTCAGATGCTTAA
- a CDS encoding adenylate/guanylate cyclase domain-containing protein: MKYLVIDKIFNKPSENRHVEYLAMDREFKIIDISEGVQRFADSPQEVAIAKDVREGFPELIGVEDILIAVIEGQQDSFEYKGIARFSNRTSPLYIDLYAIGDEDEKSLQKRLLIFFEDVTQKMVLEQNLVQTVNELHLLSSALTASKNYIDKILKGMADALFVTNSSGIIKTANKAAQDLFEYSESELINQEISKFIIEHNIIWQTIQPHLLPPGEFLQDLKIVCQTKTEKKIVVSFSCSTVETEIEGVKDLIYIGRDITERQRIEKRQLTQYATTRVLSDSGTVEQALPKFLRAVCESLGWTVGEFWMPEEDKKRRVGEAEFAHQSGVPYLQCAEIWSGSSSDISKLINITKQTTFAPGVGLPGRIWATLSPQWIADIVDDADCPLNQLASQTGLQAAFGFPIKSDWEVLGVMVFFNREKEEVDEDLLQTMVAIGSQLGQFIKRKRAETALAESEERYRDLFENASDLIQSVAADGNFIYVNRAWQETLGYTEAEIANLTIFDLIHPDALTHCQTLLQRVMSGEKVEQVKAEFLTKAGKKISVEGSINCKFVDGIPVATRAIFRDITQRLQAEAELRYQQEQTERLLLNILPQPIAERLKQEQSTIAENFGDVTVMFADIVGFTELSSLISPTELVEMLNIIFSKFDQLAEKHNLEKIKTIGDAYMVVGGLPVPRSDHAIAIAEMALDMQAALIQFSASTGKPFRMRIGINTGSVVAGVIGTKKFIYDLWGDTVNIASRMESHSLPGQIQVTEATYSALRDRYLFEQRGEILVKGKGNMTTYFLVGRKDFSG, encoded by the coding sequence TGCAAAGATTTGCTGATTCTCCCCAAGAAGTAGCAATAGCGAAAGATGTCCGGGAAGGCTTTCCTGAATTAATAGGAGTTGAAGATATTTTAATTGCCGTTATAGAAGGCCAGCAGGATTCTTTTGAATATAAAGGAATTGCCAGATTTTCCAATCGAACATCTCCTTTATATATCGATCTTTATGCCATCGGTGACGAAGATGAAAAATCGCTTCAAAAACGATTATTAATCTTTTTTGAAGATGTAACACAAAAGATGGTTTTAGAACAGAATCTAGTCCAAACAGTAAATGAATTGCATCTTTTGTCTAGTGCATTGACTGCTTCTAAAAATTATATCGATAAAATCCTTAAAGGAATGGCAGATGCTTTGTTTGTGACAAATAGTTCGGGAATTATCAAAACGGCCAATAAAGCGGCTCAAGATTTGTTTGAGTACAGTGAATCCGAATTAATTAACCAGGAGATCTCAAAATTTATTATAGAACATAATATTATTTGGCAAACAATTCAACCGCATTTGTTACCGCCTGGAGAATTTTTGCAAGATCTGAAAATAGTATGTCAGACCAAAACGGAAAAAAAGATAGTCGTTTCTTTTTCTTGCTCCACTGTTGAAACCGAAATAGAGGGGGTAAAAGATTTAATCTATATAGGTAGAGATATAACAGAGCGCCAGCGGATTGAAAAGCGTCAGCTGACACAGTACGCGACGACTCGCGTCCTCTCAGATTCTGGTACTGTGGAACAGGCGCTACCGAAATTCTTACGGGCCGTGTGTGAAAGCTTGGGATGGACAGTCGGTGAATTTTGGATGCCAGAGGAAGACAAGAAGAGGAGAGTAGGAGAGGCCGAATTTGCTCACCAATCTGGCGTTCCCTATTTGCAGTGTGCGGAAATTTGGTCTGGGTCATCGTCTGACATTTCAAAATTGATTAATATAACCAAGCAGACTACTTTTGCTCCTGGTGTTGGTTTGCCCGGTCGCATTTGGGCTACACTTTCGCCGCAGTGGATTGCCGATATCGTTGATGATGCTGACTGTCCGCTGAATCAACTAGCATCGCAAACAGGTCTGCAAGCAGCTTTCGGATTTCCCATCAAAAGTGACTGGGAAGTTTTGGGGGTGATGGTTTTCTTTAATCGCGAGAAAGAAGAGGTTGATGAAGACCTGCTTCAGACAATGGTTGCTATTGGCAGTCAATTGGGTCAGTTTATCAAGCGCAAACGTGCAGAAACAGCGCTAGCTGAGAGCGAAGAAAGATATCGAGATTTGTTTGAAAATGCGAGCGATTTAATTCAGTCGGTTGCTGCTGACGGTAATTTTATTTATGTCAATCGCGCTTGGCAAGAAACTTTAGGCTATACCGAAGCAGAAATTGCTAATCTGACAATATTTGATCTCATTCATCCCGATGCTTTAACACATTGTCAGACACTTTTACAGAGGGTAATGTCGGGCGAAAAGGTCGAGCAGGTTAAAGCTGAATTCCTTACTAAAGCTGGCAAAAAAATTTCTGTAGAAGGAAGCATAAACTGTAAATTTGTAGATGGTATTCCGGTTGCCACTCGCGCTATTTTTCGCGACATTACCCAGCGCTTGCAGGCTGAAGCAGAATTGCGATATCAACAAGAACAAACAGAACGTTTATTGCTTAATATTTTGCCCCAGCCGATCGCAGAGCGTTTGAAACAAGAGCAAAGCACTATTGCGGAAAACTTTGGCGATGTTACCGTGATGTTTGCCGACATTGTTGGCTTTACAGAACTTTCCTCTCTGATATCGCCCACAGAATTGGTTGAGATGCTAAATATAATTTTCTCGAAGTTTGACCAACTGGCAGAAAAACATAATTTGGAGAAAATCAAGACAATTGGAGATGCTTATATGGTGGTGGGAGGTTTGCCAGTTCCTCGCAGCGATCATGCGATCGCGATCGCAGAAATGGCACTCGATATGCAGGCTGCCCTGATCCAATTTTCTGCGTCAACGGGAAAACCCTTTCGGATGCGAATAGGCATAAATACTGGCTCGGTTGTAGCGGGCGTCATCGGCACGAAAAAGTTTATTTACGATTTGTGGGGCGATACGGTAAATATCGCCAGTCGGATGGAGTCCCACAGTTTGCCAGGACAAATTCAGGTAACTGAGGCGACTTACAGCGCTTTGCGCGATCGCTATTTATTCGAGCAGCGCGGTGAAATTTTAGTCAAAGGCAAGGGGAATATGACTACTTATTTTCTTGTGGGCAGAAAAGATTTTAGTGGTTAG